A genome region from Halarchaeum grantii includes the following:
- the lrp gene encoding HTH-type transcriptional regulator Lrp has protein sequence MAYDNIDTELINAMLGNGRASLRTLAEELDVSVTTVSNHLKDLEEEGVVTGYTPIIDYDRLGYDVTAVLQLNVEGSAIPDVTAHLTEIKELTSVYEVTGEFDIIAIGKFRDTDEMNARIKEILSDGDITGSSTSVVLNAAAENEQFELDVE, from the coding sequence ATGGCATACGATAATATTGATACGGAGCTGATCAACGCGATGCTCGGGAACGGGCGCGCGAGTCTGCGCACGCTCGCCGAGGAACTCGACGTCTCCGTCACCACCGTCTCGAATCACCTGAAGGACCTCGAAGAGGAGGGCGTCGTCACCGGCTACACGCCGATCATCGACTACGACCGCCTCGGCTACGACGTGACCGCCGTCCTCCAGCTCAACGTCGAGGGATCTGCCATCCCGGACGTCACCGCCCACCTCACCGAGATCAAGGAGCTCACCTCCGTCTACGAGGTCACCGGCGAGTTCGACATCATCGCTATCGGGAAGTTCCGCGACACGGACGAGATGAACGCGCGCATCAAGGAGATACTCTCCGACGGCGACATCACGGGCTCCTCGACGTCCGTCGTGCTGAACGCCGCCGCCGAGAACGAGCAGTTCGAACTCGACGTCGAGTAG
- a CDS encoding SLC13 family permease gives MRTTLRDSVARLPPYRTLGLFAGPLCFALLYATNPVEVSADASAVLAVTGWIVVWWVTEAIPIPATSLLPLALFPVVGAAPIGTVSTSYADPVVFLLLGGFCIALAVERWDLHRRVSLAVVTAVGVGSARLLLGFMLAAAVLSMWISNTAAAMLMVPIAASVISQLQSPSPEASVEGGIVPGIEADPDSLPQTAFGRALMLGIAYACAIGGIATVIGSPPNAVLVGVAESALGVEIGFLDWMLAGVPLAAVMLVATWLLLLRLERPELDLGPADVAAVEGQLGELGAMSRGERRVLGVFCLVAAGWLLRPFVLADAAPLLTDAGIAVVGGVLTFVVPVDLSKRQFLLAWEDTTRVPWGVLLLLGAGFAIASAFQRSGLDHVVAGALAGLGGLDLLALVFLVGIVVLALTNVTSNTATATLFMPVMLSLGPSLGVSPVTLMTTAAFAASFAFVLPVGTPPNAVVFASGYLTIPQMARTGVWVSLVGAIALALTVAFWLPVVWGF, from the coding sequence GTGCGCACGACGCTCCGCGACTCCGTCGCTCGCCTCCCGCCGTACCGGACGCTCGGCCTGTTCGCCGGCCCGCTCTGCTTCGCCCTCCTGTACGCGACGAACCCGGTTGAGGTGTCGGCGGACGCGAGCGCCGTCCTCGCGGTCACCGGTTGGATCGTCGTCTGGTGGGTCACGGAGGCCATCCCGATTCCCGCGACGAGCCTCCTCCCGCTCGCTCTCTTCCCGGTCGTCGGCGCAGCACCGATTGGTACGGTGTCCACCTCGTACGCCGACCCGGTCGTCTTCCTGTTGCTCGGGGGCTTCTGCATCGCGCTCGCCGTCGAGCGCTGGGACCTCCACCGGCGCGTCTCGCTCGCCGTCGTCACCGCCGTCGGCGTCGGGAGCGCGCGCTTGCTCCTCGGGTTCATGCTCGCCGCCGCCGTCCTCTCCATGTGGATCTCGAACACCGCCGCCGCGATGCTGATGGTGCCCATCGCGGCGTCCGTCATCTCACAGCTCCAGTCGCCGAGCCCCGAAGCGTCCGTCGAGGGCGGTATCGTTCCCGGTATCGAGGCCGACCCCGACTCGCTCCCGCAGACCGCGTTCGGGCGCGCGCTCATGCTCGGTATCGCGTACGCGTGCGCCATCGGCGGAATCGCCACCGTCATCGGAAGCCCGCCGAACGCCGTCCTCGTCGGCGTCGCCGAGTCCGCCCTCGGCGTCGAAATCGGCTTCCTCGACTGGATGCTCGCCGGCGTCCCGCTCGCCGCCGTCATGCTCGTCGCGACGTGGCTCCTCCTCCTCCGCCTCGAACGCCCCGAACTCGACCTCGGCCCGGCGGACGTCGCCGCCGTCGAAGGGCAACTCGGCGAACTGGGGGCGATGTCTCGCGGCGAGCGTCGCGTCCTCGGCGTGTTCTGCCTCGTCGCCGCCGGCTGGCTCCTCCGGCCGTTCGTCCTCGCGGACGCCGCGCCCCTGCTCACCGACGCCGGCATCGCGGTCGTCGGTGGCGTCCTCACGTTCGTCGTCCCCGTCGACCTCTCGAAGCGCCAGTTCCTCCTCGCGTGGGAGGACACGACCCGCGTCCCGTGGGGCGTCCTCCTCCTCCTCGGTGCCGGCTTCGCGATCGCGAGCGCCTTCCAGCGGAGCGGCCTCGATCACGTCGTCGCGGGCGCGCTCGCCGGACTCGGCGGTCTCGATCTCCTCGCGCTCGTGTTCCTCGTCGGCATCGTCGTCCTCGCGCTCACGAACGTCACCTCGAACACGGCCACGGCGACGCTCTTCATGCCCGTGATGCTGAGCCTCGGCCCCTCGCTCGGCGTCTCGCCGGTGACGCTGATGACGACCGCGGCGTTCGCGGCGTCGTTCGCGTTCGTCCTCCCTGTGGGGACGCCGCCGAACGCCGTCGTCTTCGCTAGCGGCTACCTCACCATCCCGCAGATGGCGCGCACCGGTGTCTGGGTCTCGCTCGTCGGCGCAATCGCGCTCGCACTGACGGTCGCGTTCTGGCTCCCCGTCGTCTGGGGGTTCTGA
- a CDS encoding GAF domain-containing protein, which translates to MHAMGEISICYVSSDESAGGPTLDDLDAARATPADVPVDDVDAVVADPRLAETDALGALLERAPETPCVVADADADPRDVELAVRTAVREEWTGYPVPIGESERLERLAEYDFEQPMLSAHLDGLTTTARECVDAQVGFVGVVAEQEEEFLTAQGVEWETLERTDAVCSHGIVGDGPLVIDDLASDPRVSYEAITDEYEFEFYAGAPLTSPDGESLGMLCVMDEETPAFDEEDEQALEWLAEQVTRYVERYGRAS; encoded by the coding sequence ATGCACGCGATGGGGGAGATTTCGATCTGCTACGTATCGAGCGACGAGTCGGCTGGGGGGCCGACACTCGACGACCTCGACGCCGCGCGCGCGACGCCGGCGGACGTTCCCGTCGACGACGTCGACGCGGTCGTCGCGGACCCGCGACTGGCGGAGACGGACGCGCTCGGGGCGTTGCTCGAGCGGGCGCCGGAGACGCCGTGCGTCGTCGCCGACGCGGACGCCGACCCGCGCGACGTCGAACTCGCGGTTCGAACGGCGGTCCGCGAGGAGTGGACGGGCTACCCGGTTCCGATCGGCGAGTCCGAGCGCCTCGAGCGCCTCGCCGAGTACGACTTCGAGCAGCCGATGTTGAGCGCGCACCTCGACGGGTTGACGACGACGGCGCGCGAGTGCGTGGACGCGCAGGTCGGCTTCGTCGGCGTCGTCGCCGAGCAGGAGGAGGAGTTCCTCACGGCGCAGGGCGTCGAGTGGGAGACGCTCGAGCGCACGGACGCGGTCTGCTCACACGGGATCGTCGGCGACGGCCCGCTCGTCATCGACGACCTCGCTTCGGACCCGCGCGTGAGCTACGAGGCGATCACCGACGAGTACGAGTTCGAGTTCTACGCGGGCGCCCCGCTGACGTCGCCGGACGGCGAGTCGCTCGGGATGCTCTGCGTGATGGACGAAGAGACGCCGGCGTTCGACGAGGAGGACGAGCAGGCCCTCGAGTGGCTCGCCGAGCAGGTGACGCGGTACGTCGAACGGTACGGCCGCGCGAGCTGA